A single region of the Eulemur rufifrons isolate Redbay chromosome 8, OSU_ERuf_1, whole genome shotgun sequence genome encodes:
- the C8H1orf141 gene encoding uncharacterized protein C1orf141 homolog, whose product MAENILEKLEVLNKQAKIILARRAKKNRLQSEGRKKSLVIPLTFDFQLECEEGIATSASKSVSKIPEDKSCGIESKKYDSFKCEPEPIKSDIKKSNLKAHFVQRNIKKQESKAIAQIEKKTRKSLDSVGHLEDYINKRGKSPQMNDFNAKEDESIRNYQLNEYCSVRKKSLLPLCFEDELKNPNAKIINISPAKTVTSQMEQSDTNPIIFHDTKYVQMLLLTRNRFTPHLLGNENIYPRERTNVALERNCEILKSLIGDQSVTPSKPRKTMPTAKRKGVQTISFEVGRRIVDDTLRKKTNKRSLENRSCNTFYNFSQNFSSLTKKIVDYLDKTAVQEMSTKNEKFERMFSAVKPRNTYKFSASPVKYYPKPFKNMHELNNVTPLDDLLNLPSEN is encoded by the exons ATGGCAGAAAACATCTTAGAGAAGTTAGAAGTCCTCAATAAGCAAGCAAAGATAATCTTGGCCAGAAGAGCAAAG AAAAACAGACTTCagagtgaaggaagaaaaaagtctttGGTTATACCCCTGACATTTGATTTTCAGTTGGAATGTGAAGAGGGTATTGCTACATCTGCATCTAAGTCAGTGTCAAAGATCCCAGAAGACAAATCATGTGGCATTGAATCAAAAAA gtATGACTCTTTCAAATGTGAGCCTGAACCTATAAAGAGTGACATcaaaaagtcaaatttaaaaGCACACTTTgttcaaagaaacataaaaaagcaagaaagtaagGCAATAG CTCAAATTGAAAAGAAGACTAGGAAATCATTGGATTCTGTTGGCCATTTAGAAGACTACATAAATAaaag AGGAAAATCTCCACAGATGAATGATTTTAATGCAAAAGAAGATGAATCTATCAGAAATTATCAATTAAATGAGTATTGTTcagtaagaaagaaaagcttGCTCCCTTTGTGCTTTGAGGATGAGCTGAAAAATCCAAATGCCAAGATAATCAACATTAGTCCAGCAAAGACAGTAACTTCTCAGATG GAACAGAGTGACACAAATCCCATAATTTTTCATGacacaaaatatgtacaaatgttACTTTTGACAAGAAATAGGTTTACTCCCCATCTTttgggaaatgaaaacatttacccACGTGAAAGAACAAATGTTGCTCTAGAAAGAAATTGTGAAATCCTCAAATCTTTAATTGGTGATCAATCTGTTACTCCTTCCAAACCCAGAAAAACTATGCCTACAGCAAAGAGAAAGGGTGTCCAAACCATATCTTTTGAAGTGGGCCGAAGAATTGTAGATGATACACTAAGGAAGAAAACCAATAAGCGATCATTAGAAAACAGATCTTGCAATACATTCTATAATTTCTCGCAGAATTTTTCCAGCCTAACAAAAAAAATTGTGGATTACCTTGATAAAACTGCTGTTCAAGAAATGagcactaaaaatgaaaaatttgaaagaatgttTTCTGCAGTAAAACCAAGGAATACATACAAATTTAGTGCCTCACCTGTCAAGTATTACccaaaaccttttaaaaatatgcatgaacTAAATAATGTAACTCCATTGGATGATTTGTTAAATTTGCCAAGTGAAAATTAA